A stretch of DNA from Spirosoma endbachense:
NNNNNNNCTAGCTAGCTAGCNNNNNNNNNNATGGTTATCAACTTGTTAGGGCGAAAAAAGCCCAAAAATATGGTTGCTCAACTAGAAGACTTTGCCGACAAATTCCTAACATTGATTCAGTTCATGAATCAAGAACTGGTTTTATAAGAAAGCCCTGTAAAGTTGATGAACTTACGGAAAGTGATTTTTACACCATCGCAACAAATGTATTGGGCTCTGTTTGGTTTGATAATCTGTATGACATAAAGTTACTTATCAAGAAAGGCGTTAATCCTGCAACTGGTAAGGAAGAGCTTACAGACCGGGCCAAGCAAGCTATTAATGCCTTAAATGAAATTCGCCCGAGGGACATCTCCATTGTGAGATTTGTTCAAATGATCCAAGAGATTGGTACCCAAACTGAAAGTATCCGTGCTGAGTATAGAGAAAAAACGCCTTAGAAACTCTGGTAATGAGGGTGGAAATTAGTGAAATATCAACCGATATTGCAGATGGTCGGGCTATAGGAATCAGGCCGCAAAGTCAATGCTTTTAGCCCAACAAACTCAGGGTGTAAAGGTTGACGTTACGTCCGTGGTTTTGATTGGTCTCATCATCCATCAACCCTCAGGGGTGTTGGGTGGATGGAATGACGAATAACGTAACGGCGGGCTTGCATACGACTGTTAGCTTAGCGAGGCTCCTGCTTTTCAACCCACTTATTAACTACATCTCACAAATCCCTCCTACTTGAGACGAAAGGTGATTTGAGTATCTATAATTCGGGCGTATAATAATACAGATAATTCACAGTAGGTAGCCTGGGATTTTTTACCTAGGCTCACTTTCAAGGGTTCAGAACATTAGGCGTTTATTATAGATGGTAATAGCTATATTAGTACAAAAGAGATTTACTACTATGTCCACTGTTTTTATTCATATCGGTCTAATTTTCTTCCTAATTAATTTTTCTATCCAAGCGCAAGATCTTAATCAGGGTCTGGTTCTCTATTACTCTCTAGATAAAGGTGTTGTTGACAGGAAGGTCAATGACGATAGTAGAAATGGACTAGATGGTCAGGTAATAGGGTCTCCGATTTCTGTATATAATGGGCTTTTTTTGAATTGTGATGCCAGCCGACTTAATAACTGTAATAAAAGTGGTGGCGATTACATCCAAATGCCGACTTTAGGCCCTATTTGGCAACAGGGATTAACAGTTAGTGCTTGGGTCAAGTTTGGGCCCATTAACAGGAATTTCGAACGGATTATTGAGATTGGTAATGGCGAAGGTGATAGCCAGAGTGATCCCACTGGCAAAAACTTCTTGTTTGGCAGGGACGGTACAACAAGTGATCTTCGGGTTGAAAATTGGCTTGATAAAGATCGAAGACATATAAGCTCACTGAATGTCAAACAGGGGGTATACGGCAATGAGTTGCACCATTATGCAGCCACAGTCTCACCTACGGGCGTTATCAGAATTTATATTGATGGTCGCAAGATGGAGGAGAATAGCAAGGATATTCACCCCATCCAGAATATTGAGCGTACAAAGAATTTTTGGGGAAAGTCGAATTGGTGTTATTTAGATCCTGATTTTCGTGGGTTATTTGATGAGTTACGATTGTACAATCGAGAGCTATCCGAAACTGAAATGGCTGCTTTATACCAAATAAAACCCGAGAGCCTAAAAGCTAGCGTTATCATATCAAGCAACAACGGTTTATGTACGAATCGCTCCTTAACGGCAGAAGCCAATTTCACACTTCAGAAGCCTAAGTATACATGGTTTTTAGATGGCCGCCCACTCAGCGATACAACTGCCACAATTAAACCAATAACAACCGGAAAATACTCCGTTTTAATTACAGAAACGTCACCCTGTCATGATCTGGCTGCCCGCTCAGCTGAACAAATCGTAAATTTTCCATCATATAATCATTCTGTCACAATTAGTAAGTGTAATCAGGCTTTACTGAAAGCTGGTGCAGGCGAAGGAAATATTAGCCACTGGATTGGTCCTGGTATTCTTCCTTCCAAAGGTCGCCAGGATACAATAACGGTAATTGGAAGTGGGAAAGTAGTCTATACGTTGCGCATTTATCCTTCACAGGCGGACACAAGTTGCTATGTCGAACGGCAAGTTGACGTAAATTTCCCGATTGTCCCTACCTATATGTTTGTGCCAACGTCAACAACGGTTTGTCAGGATAGCCTTAAGCTAACACCACCGATTTCACAGGATTACGATCAATATGTTTGGCTTCTCCCTACTGGAAAGTCTATTAATCAACGAGAAATCACGGCATCAATAAGTGGAAATTATACGCTTGTAGTTACCAATAGGCAAACTTTTTGTTCACAGAGTGTTGAGGTCTACGTTAGATTGCTTTCAAAACCGGTTGTAAACTTGGGCCCTGATACGTCAATCTGTCAAGGGGAACGCTTTTATCTTCGTCCAAATTTATTAGGCGCAATTTATCGCTGGCAGGATGGTTCACAGGGCAATGAGTTTCTAGTTACTAGTTCCGGTCAATACGCGGTTTTAGCATCATTATCAGGTTGTACTGGTAGTGATACGATTACAATAATAACTAGAGAGAGAGAGGTATTCGATTTAGGGCCTACCAAAGCAATATGCAGTGATAGTACGATAACATTAACAATCCCTCAACCAAGTTCTTCCAAGG
This window harbors:
- a CDS encoding LamG-like jellyroll fold domain-containing protein codes for the protein MSTVFIHIGLIFFLINFSIQAQDLNQGLVLYYSLDKGVVDRKVNDDSRNGLDGQVIGSPISVYNGLFLNCDASRLNNCNKSGGDYIQMPTLGPIWQQGLTVSAWVKFGPINRNFERIIEIGNGEGDSQSDPTGKNFLFGRDGTTSDLRVENWLDKDRRHISSLNVKQGVYGNELHHYAATVSPTGVIRIYIDGRKMEENSKDIHPIQNIERTKNFWGKSNWCYLDPDFRGLFDELRLYNRELSETEMAALYQIKPESLKASVIISSNNGLCTNRSLTAEANFTLQKPKYTWFLDGRPLSDTTATIKPITTGKYSVLITETSPCHDLAARSAEQIVNFPSYNHSVTISKCNQALLKAGAGEGNISHWIGPGILPSKGRQDTITVIGSGKVVYTLRIYPSQADTSCYVERQVDVNFPIVPTYMFVPTSTTVCQDSLKLTPPISQDYDQYVWLLPTGKSINQREITASISGNYTLVVTNRQTFCSQSVEVYVRLLSKPVVNLGPDTSICQGERFYLRPNLLGAIYRWQDGSQGNEFLVTSSGQYAVLASLSGCTGSDTITIITREREVFDLGPTKAICSDSTITLTIPQPSSSKADYVWSDNTTSPTLLIKNVGLYWLQSTFNNCVFRDSVLVVDETDCASDWKIFVPGAFTPDSHPMNNVFEIKGNLSGCSITIYNRWGAIIYLNETLENRQFWDGRFKGIDCPPDNYTWQIVCQNKFLSKQINPFIKNGTVLLVR